One Pectobacterium colocasium DNA segment encodes these proteins:
- a CDS encoding helix-turn-helix transcriptional regulator — MSPLFTDSEIISRVIKKHFNKNLDHYDGVKFSFMVLNKKNPSQMIIISSYPDEWVNLYKENKYQHIDPVVLASFNKISPFSWEKSLVINTRLQLAKIFDLSKKYNIINGYTFVLHDHGDNLAMLSIIVDSSYPDDVETFIEEKKDTFQMLLIDAYEKIISLCREMIESKKPSNNKEIFSQRENEILYWASMGKTYLEVAIILGIKTSTVKFHIGNVVKKLGVLNAKHAIRLGVELQLIKPVQ, encoded by the coding sequence ATGTCGCCATTGTTTACCGATAGTGAAATAATAAGCAGAGTAATTAAAAAGCACTTCAATAAAAACTTGGATCACTACGACGGCGTAAAATTCTCATTTATGGTTCTCAATAAGAAGAATCCATCTCAAATGATCATCATTTCAAGTTATCCCGATGAATGGGTTAACCTCTATAAAGAAAACAAGTATCAACATATTGATCCTGTTGTTCTTGCCTCATTTAACAAGATATCTCCTTTCTCATGGGAGAAAAGCCTCGTTATTAACACCCGGTTACAGCTTGCCAAAATATTCGATCTCTCTAAAAAATATAATATTATTAACGGATATACTTTTGTGCTTCACGATCATGGCGACAACCTGGCGATGTTATCTATTATCGTGGACAGTTCATATCCAGATGATGTTGAAACATTCATTGAAGAGAAAAAAGACACCTTTCAGATGCTGTTAATTGATGCATATGAAAAAATCATCTCTCTTTGCAGAGAGATGATTGAAAGCAAAAAACCGTCAAACAATAAAGAAATATTCTCTCAACGAGAAAACGAAATTCTTTACTGGGCCAGCATGGGTAAAACCTATCTGGAAGTCGCTATTATTCTCGGAATCAAAACCAGCACGGTAAAATTTCATATCGGCAACGTTGTGAAAAAACTGGGCGTCCTGAATGCCAAGCATGCCATAAGGCTCGGCGTTGAATTACAACTCATTAAGCCTGTACAATAG
- the carI gene encoding acyl-homoserine-lactone synthase CarI, producing MLEIFDVNHALLSETKSEELFTLRKETFKDRLNWAVQCTDGMEFDQYDNNNTTYLFGIKDNTVICSLRFIETKYPNMITGTFFPYFKEINIPEGNYLESSRFFVDKSRAKDILGNEYPISSMLFLSMINYSRDKGYDGIYTIVSHPMLTILKRSGWGISVVEQGLSEKQERVYLVFLPVDDENQEALARRINRSGTFMNNELKQWPLRVPATIVQA from the coding sequence ATGTTAGAGATATTTGATGTAAATCACGCTTTGTTGTCAGAAACGAAATCAGAAGAGCTATTTACCCTCAGAAAAGAGACGTTTAAAGATCGACTGAATTGGGCGGTGCAATGTACTGATGGAATGGAGTTTGATCAGTATGATAATAATAATACGACCTATCTTTTTGGTATAAAAGATAACACGGTTATTTGTAGTCTGAGGTTTATCGAAACAAAATACCCTAACATGATTACTGGAACATTTTTCCCTTACTTTAAGGAGATAAATATTCCTGAAGGGAATTATCTGGAGTCTAGTCGGTTCTTTGTGGATAAATCGCGAGCGAAAGATATCCTCGGCAATGAATACCCCATTAGCTCGATGCTGTTTCTTTCGATGATTAATTACTCAAGGGATAAAGGCTATGATGGAATATATACCATAGTGAGTCACCCTATGCTGACGATATTAAAACGTTCTGGCTGGGGAATCAGCGTGGTTGAGCAAGGTTTATCAGAAAAGCAGGAAAGAGTGTATTTAGTTTTCCTTCCCGTTGATGATGAGAATCAGGAAGCGTTGGCTCGTCGTATTAACCGCAGTGGGACATTCATGAACAACGAACTGAAGCAGTGGCCTCTACGAGTACCTGCCACTATTGTACAGGCTTAA